The Candidatus Thorarchaeota archaeon region AGCAAGGTATTCTACAGATCTTTCCTTGTCTTCAACAACAGGATATCCTACCTGTAGGATATTGTCTCTTGGAAATTCTACCTCCCAGATATCATGGAGATTCTGCATAGAGTCGCACATATTGCTTGGAAAGAGCAAACCCTCAAGATGTGAGAGATTTCCCTGGACTCTTTGGCTCAGCAGGTTCCGGCTAAAAGAACATGCAAATGTCTGTAGGCTAGATTCGAAACCGGTAGCGGGCTTCCTAGACGCCCTTACAAGGGATGGGAGGGCTGTGTGAGCCACAATCATCTCAAGTGGAGCTCGATGATCGAAATATCCTATCTTGGGAATCTGGGAATCATCAGAGGTAGGAAGTATCTCCTTAGCTTCGAGCAAGACTTGGTCTCCCTTCATTGTGTTTATCTCCATGTAATGGCCTAACGTTTCATAGTTACAGCTAGCTGTCTTATTTGTTGTGGGGGACCGACGAAGGAGTTATGAGGCTTTGTTCTATGCATCACTGATGTACCTTGGTCCGTTTGGGGAGAAGAAACAGGCCAAGAAGAGAAAGTAGAGGAGAATTACATAATGGAAGAAATGCTATGGCACAAATACAAGTGGCCAGCCGATGCTCCGAAGTCCATTGAGTATCCGGAAGAACCACTTTTTGCAATGCTTGATAGGTCTGCTGAGAAGCGTGGTGATCAACCGTTTACTCTGTGGGAAGGGGTATCGCGCACTTTTGCGGAGGTGAGAGATGATGCTGACAGAATTGCTAATTTTCTGGCCAGCAAGGGAATCGGTAAAGGGGATACAGTAGCAGTGTTCTTACCAAACACACCTCATTTCCCGGTTATTTTCTTTGGTATTCTGAAAACGGGGGCACGAATTTGCACCTGTAATCCGATGTACAAGGCTGGCGAGTTGAATCATCAGCTGAATGACAGCAAGGCTGTTGCTGTCTTTGTTCTTGACCATCCCACCTTCACACCTACGTGCTACGAGGCAGTAAAAAACAGTCCTGTAGAGACTGTGGTTGTGTGCAGTGTTAAGAGATTCCTTCCGAAGATAAAGGCGATTCTAGGAGGTCTACTCGGGAAAATCCCGAAAAGTCCATCCTACGAGGAAGACAAGACTGTTTTCTATGATGAAATAATGGACAACTACGAACCGACTGCTCCAGATGTGGACGTAGACCCGGATGATGTTGCTCTCATACTTTATACAGGAGGGACTACTGGTACACCAAAAGGTGCAGCGCTTACGCACAAGAACATGGTCTCTAACGTCAAACAGGTTTACGAATACGTCAATCTAGACCCTGCGGATATGGATGCCCCACGGAAAATCGTGTATGGTGAAGAAGTCTTTGTCGGTGCATTACCATGGTATCACAGCTATGGCTTGACACTTACCATGTTGATGGCGGCAGAATATGCTGGACAACTCATATGCATACCGGACCCACGAGATGGTGATCCCCCTCTGTCTGTTCTTCTGGAGGATATTGAAAAGTACGGCGGTACGATTCTGAATGCGGTACCAGCACTCTATGCAGGAATTGTTGAACATCCAAATGTCGACGATTACGACTTGAGTTCCATTAAAATCTGCAGCTCCGGTGCAGCCCCACTCCCTCCTGAACTAGCTAAGAATTTCGAGAAGGTGACTGGTGCTGTCATCTTCGAGGGATACGGCTTGAGCGAGACCTCTCCAGTTACGCACGTGAATCCCACTAACAGGAGGGATAGAAAGTTTGGATCCATAGGTCTGCCAGTGCCAGACACTATTGCCAAAATTGTTGATATCGAAACGGGTACCCGTGAACTCCCCCAGGGAGAAACTGGAGAAATTGCTATTCACGGCCCGCAGGTGATGAAGGGATATTGGGAAAAGCCTGATGAAACCGCTAATATCATGCGAGAAATCAAAGGCAAGAGATTCTTCCTCACAGGCGATATCGGATACATGGATGAGGAAGGCTACTTTAAGATTCAGGATCGCAAGAAAGATATGGTCAACGTGGGAGGGCTGAAGGCATACCCGCGTGAGATCGAAGACTACCTGTACGAACATCCCAAGGTTGCCATGGCCGCAGCCATCGGTGTCCCACGAGAAGAGGATCCCAGTAATGAATTCGTCAAGGCCTTCATCGTACCGAAAGATGGTGTTGAAGCTACACCTGAAGAATTCATCGAGTGGGCTCGAGACAAGATGGCGGGGTACAAGCGACCGAGAGAGGTAGATCTCGTTGATGAATTACCTCTGAGTAGTGTCGGAAAGGTCCTGCGAAGAGTGCTGAGAGAGGAGGAGCTGGAAAGGAGAGGTATGGCATAAGTACAGTGGATAGGCATCTAACTCTAACAAAAATTTGTGCATGAAGGGTGCCATAGAAACAAGAAGGCATGCATCCCTTTCAAGGAGGAGATACCCCAAATAATCCGCCATGAAAAGAGTAAAGTGAGGACTTTTAGTATTTTGAGTGTTCCGGGGGATTGGATTGTTTAGCGAGAAGAAACCGCTGTACATGACCATAGTTGCCATCATTTCATTGTGGTTCATTGAGTCAGTGGTCGACTATTTTCTTGTTTACGATAAGACATTCTTAGAGGTGTTTGCCTTTAATCTTCCACCTCACGAGCTTTGGATGCGGCTAGTTACATTAAGTGTTCTTATAATTACTGGGCTTACCCTTTCCGCCATGACGGATAAGCTGAAGATAGCTCATCAAAAGGCTGAAAGTGATCGAGAATTTCTAGTAGCCGTAATGGATTCGATGAAGCATCCTTTCTATGTGATAGACCCCTCAAACTACAACATTTTGAAAGCCAATAAAGCAGCTATCGGAGAGCTTCCATTGGATGGAAACAAGTGCTATGAAGTGACGCATGGGCGCTCTCAGCCTTGCAAACAACCATACCATGAATGTCCGATACAGAGGGTGCAAGAAACAGGGGAGCCTATCGTGATCCATCATCTTCACCAAGATAGGCAAGGTCAAAGCCGACTAATCGAAGTTCGAGCACACCCAATTAAAGGACCGGAAGGAGAAATCTTTGCGGTAGCCGAGAACATGATTGATGTAACTGATGTACACCGAGTGAAGCAAGCACTCCAAATTTCTTCTGACTATTCGCTTTTCTATATGGACCTTCTAACACACGATTTTCGAAATAAATTACAGAGCACACTTTTGCTTACAGAATTGGTGGAAGAAAGTACGGATAACCCAAGAATAGTGAGAGCAGCAAGACGAACATTGAATCAACTCGAAGATATGAGAGATATGATATCAAAGCTGACTCTGACAAAATCACTTGGACCCGCTCCAATCAAGGAAGTGTCCCTAACAGATGCGATAGACTGGTCTGTAGAAAAACTAGGGAAGAAATACCAGAACTTCGAAATATTCTCAAACATCGAAAATGAAGAAGCGATAATTCTAGCTGATCAGCATATGAAGTATCTCGTCTTTAACCTGTTGGAAAATGCGGTAGAACATAATCCAAAGCCAAACAAGCGAATTTGGCTTCACCTCGCGGAGAAAGAAACTGGTTATGAACTCAGTATTGCTGATAACGGTCCAGGTATTGATGACAAAAGAAAAGATGAACTGTTGAATCCGAACCGACGGTTTGGTGGGGTCGGTTTACACCAAGCTCAGCACATTGCAAGGAAATACGGAGCGACTCTTGAAATCAGTAATCGGGTGAAAGACATGCCTCACCAAGGGGCTGAATTGAAGGTCTTCTTTCCGCACGAACCAACACCCAAAGCAAGCCCAACGAACCTGTACTTCCCCCTTTGAGTATTCTTACTGCTTTGCCTATATTGAAGGTGAAGTCCATTCTCCGTTCTTACTGTTGGTTTTTATACGATTTGCTCAATTCGACATAGACTTTTGCGCCTGTCATGAATGATTCCTTCAATTCGTCAGAAACTTCCTTCTTTACCTTCCCGGGAATCCCAAGCACCAGCGATTCTGGTGGGATTTCTGTGTTTTCAGTAACTATAGATCCTGCACCAATTACGCTATCGGAGCCTATCTTTGCACCAGTAAGGATGACAGCACCAATTCCGACAACTACTCGATCTCCGATTTCGGCACCATGAATAACACAGTTGTGCCCCGCAGTAACGTAATCTCCAATGTGTGTTGCATGTGTTACTTCTGTATGAACCGTACAATTGTCTTGGATTGA contains the following coding sequences:
- a CDS encoding long-chain fatty acid--CoA ligase, whose amino-acid sequence is MEEMLWHKYKWPADAPKSIEYPEEPLFAMLDRSAEKRGDQPFTLWEGVSRTFAEVRDDADRIANFLASKGIGKGDTVAVFLPNTPHFPVIFFGILKTGARICTCNPMYKAGELNHQLNDSKAVAVFVLDHPTFTPTCYEAVKNSPVETVVVCSVKRFLPKIKAILGGLLGKIPKSPSYEEDKTVFYDEIMDNYEPTAPDVDVDPDDVALILYTGGTTGTPKGAALTHKNMVSNVKQVYEYVNLDPADMDAPRKIVYGEEVFVGALPWYHSYGLTLTMLMAAEYAGQLICIPDPRDGDPPLSVLLEDIEKYGGTILNAVPALYAGIVEHPNVDDYDLSSIKICSSGAAPLPPELAKNFEKVTGAVIFEGYGLSETSPVTHVNPTNRRDRKFGSIGLPVPDTIAKIVDIETGTRELPQGETGEIAIHGPQVMKGYWEKPDETANIMREIKGKRFFLTGDIGYMDEEGYFKIQDRKKDMVNVGGLKAYPREIEDYLYEHPKVAMAAAIGVPREEDPSNEFVKAFIVPKDGVEATPEEFIEWARDKMAGYKRPREVDLVDELPLSSVGKVLRRVLREEELERRGMA
- a CDS encoding PAS domain-containing protein, which codes for MFSEKKPLYMTIVAIISLWFIESVVDYFLVYDKTFLEVFAFNLPPHELWMRLVTLSVLIITGLTLSAMTDKLKIAHQKAESDREFLVAVMDSMKHPFYVIDPSNYNILKANKAAIGELPLDGNKCYEVTHGRSQPCKQPYHECPIQRVQETGEPIVIHHLHQDRQGQSRLIEVRAHPIKGPEGEIFAVAENMIDVTDVHRVKQALQISSDYSLFYMDLLTHDFRNKLQSTLLLTELVEESTDNPRIVRAARRTLNQLEDMRDMISKLTLTKSLGPAPIKEVSLTDAIDWSVEKLGKKYQNFEIFSNIENEEAIILADQHMKYLVFNLLENAVEHNPKPNKRIWLHLAEKETGYELSIADNGPGIDDKRKDELLNPNRRFGGVGLHQAQHIARKYGATLEISNRVKDMPHQGAELKVFFPHEPTPKASPTNLYFPL
- a CDS encoding gamma carbonic anhydrase family protein gives rise to the protein MKWIISHYQRCYILGLYEFEGKIPVVSDEAYVSPRASVIGDVEIGPDSSIWESAVLRADMNKIRIGNGTSIQDNCTVHTEVTHATHIGDYVTAGHNCVIHGAEIGDRVVVGIGAVILTGAKIGSDSVIGAGSIVTENTEIPPESLVLGIPGKVKKEVSDELKESFMTGAKVYVELSKSYKNQQ